In the genome of Pusillimonas sp. T7-7, the window GCTCACGCATTTGATTCACGACGTGCTCGGGGATGTGGTCGGTGTCGGCCACTTCTTCTTCAATCGGTACAAGCTGTTCGCGTACAAAACGCGACACGCTGTCCAGCAGCATATTCAGCGTTTCTTGATCTCTTATCATGATGTTCCTTTCTATCTGTGCCGGATGATGCTGACAGGCTTACTGCTTTACCGCCGCCAGCTTCTGGTTCAAGGCATCCAGCGGCAAGGCGCCATTCACACGGCTGCCATCAGCAAAAATAATGGCCGGCGTACCCTGCACCATAAGACTACGACCCAAGGCCAACACGGTGTCAACCGGGGTATCGCACACTGCCTCTGGGGGTACTTTGCCGTCCAGCATCCAGGCGCGCCAAGTTGCTGCCTGGTCTTTAGCACACCAGATATCACGCGCCTTCACAGTAGAATCCGGCGACAGGATGGGAAACAGAAAGGTGTACACCGTGATGTTGTCCACCTCTTTCAAGGTCTGGTGCAGACGCTTGCAATAGCCGCAGTTGGGGTCCTCAAAAACCGCTATCTTGCGCGAACCATCGCCTTTTACCTGCATTACTGCCAGTTCAAGAGGCAGTGACGAAAACGATACTTTAGACAGCTCTTCCAGTCTTTCGGCAGTAAGGTCGCGGCGGCTCTTGGCGTCGATCAGCGCTCCTTGCAATACATAGTCGGCAGTGGCATTGGTATACAGCAGGTCCATGCCTACCTGCACCTCGAACAACCCCGGAAACGGAGTGCTTCTTACTTCCTTGGCCTCGATGCCAGGGAACCGACCCTCGAATGACTCGCGCACCGATTCGGGCGTTGCGCTCTGCGCCTGCACCATGACAGGCGATACTACCAAGGCCAATGCCGCCAACAAGCCTTTTAATCGTGTACGCATAAAATCCCCACATATACATCGGCCATGATTGGCCGGATCATTCAAATACTATAAATAAAAGCCACGCTACCTTCCGGCGCCGCCAATCAGCATTCGTTTCAGGAACGGGACTTTATCCACCACCTGCATGCCCGCATTACGGCCCCAGGCAATAGGCGCCGTCTGGTTTGAAAATAATTTATGCAGCCCATCAGTGGCCATGCTCATGGCCAAAATGGGCTCTACGCGGGCTCGCCGATAACGGTGCAGCACCCGTGTATCGCCCGCCGGCCTATACGCTTCTTTGGCCGACAACACCTTCAGCAAGGCCTGCACATCACCCAGCCCCAGATTCAAGCCCTGGCCGGCCAGGGGGTGTACCCGGTGGGCGGCATCGCTGACCAAAGCCACGCCCGGCGCCACCATGGCACTGCTTTCCAGGAAAAGAGGGAAGCCGAACATGGGGCTGCGCACCCGCAATCGCCCCAGCCTGCCGCTGCTGGCCGCCATCAAACGACTTTCCAGCTGCTGGTTGCGCTCTGCCTCGGGTAGAGCCATTAACGCCTTGGCCATGT includes:
- a CDS encoding DsbC family protein produces the protein MRTRLKGLLAALALVVSPVMVQAQSATPESVRESFEGRFPGIEAKEVRSTPFPGLFEVQVGMDLLYTNATADYVLQGALIDAKSRRDLTAERLEELSKVSFSSLPLELAVMQVKGDGSRKIAVFEDPNCGYCKRLHQTLKEVDNITVYTFLFPILSPDSTVKARDIWCAKDQAATWRAWMLDGKVPPEAVCDTPVDTVLALGRSLMVQGTPAIIFADGSRVNGALPLDALNQKLAAVKQ